A window from Bombus pascuorum chromosome 12, iyBomPasc1.1, whole genome shotgun sequence encodes these proteins:
- the LOC132912608 gene encoding protein PRRC1-like isoform X1 — protein sequence MTDDSNGESTFEFVERRTDESSTSGEIVKTDSFSSLSSSTSLLMPLGVSTSTGNLLSNVPPPSALPIFISNPGTLLSERPNNLESSSQKKLHEQEPNKSMLNTVIQSKPLQQETHQVITTPIVTPSIQNVQTTVPSENIIQDSGMVGGGLLSWVKETVVNSNVLSKVAEKAKNSVNTMITTLDPQMREFIYSGGDMEIVVASDKDVKISSVRQAFQTVFGKATVTGISVESSAVAAQPVGFAAGVKGAEERINSARNIPTLPKDIPIIAVENFLLEVGEDKWYDLGVILLNDPKRNVNLQTFTQMTPVPSQIVTMAQEATPEDYPLKWSGLSVTVGSLMANSLQVSHNEWHHALTGISRRDIILLAAQSLAGIYKNTINPI from the exons ATGACTGACGATTCCAATGGAGAATCCACATTCGAATTTGTCGAAAGAAGGACAGATGAATCGTCTACATCTggagaaattgtaaaaacag ATTCTTTTAGCAGTTTGTCTTCATCAACATCTTTATTAATGCCATTAGGTGTGTCAACATCTACAGGAAATTTGTTATCAAATGTACCACCACCTAGTGCACtgcctatttttatttcaaacccTGGAACACTGTTATCAGAAAGGCCTAATAATTTAGAATCATCTTCACAAAAGAAACTTCATGAACAGGAACCTAATAAATCAATGTTAAATACTGTTATTCAATCTAAACCATTACAGCAAGAAACACATCAAGTAATTACAACTCCTATTGTTACTCCGTCCATACAAAATGTACAAACTACAGTGCCATCAGAAAATATAATCCAGGATTCAGGAATGGTTGGAGGTGGTCTACTATCATGGGTTAAAGAAACAGTAGTAAATAGTAATGTATTAAGCAAAGTTGCAGAAAAAGCAAAGAACAGCGTTAATACTATGATCACAACATTAGATCCTCAGATGCGTGAGTTCATTT ATTCTGGTGGTGATATGGAGATTGTAGTTGCATCAGACAAAGATGTTAAAATAAGTTCTGTTCGTCAGGCTTTCCAAACAGTTTTCGGGAAGGCAACAGTAAC TGGTATATCAGTGGAAAGTTCAGCTGTAGCTGCTCAACCAGTTGGTTTTGCTGCTGGTGTGAAAGGAGCagaagaaagaattaattCTGCTCGAAATATTCCGACTCTTCCAAAAGATATACCTATAATTGCAGTAGAAAATTTTCTGTTAGAAGTTGGTGAAGATAAATGGTATGATTTAGGGGTGATACTTCTTAATGATCCGAAACGTAATGTGAATTTGCAAACGTTCACTCAAATGACTCCAGTGCCAAGTCAAATAGTAACAATGGCACAAGAAGCCACACCTGAAGATTATCCTCTTAAATGGTCTGGATTATCAGTTACTGTTGGTAGTTTAATGGCAAACAGTTTACAG GTTTCTCACAATGAATGGCATCATGCACTTACAGGAATTTCCAGAAGAGACATTATACTTTTAGCAGCTCAATCACTAGCTGGCATCTACAAAAACACAATTAATCCCatctaa
- the LOC132912608 gene encoding protein PRRC1-B-like isoform X3, with amino-acid sequence MTDDSNGESTFEFVERRTDESSTSGEIVKTGVSTSTGNLLSNVPPPSALPIFISNPGTLLSERPNNLESSSQKKLHEQEPNKSMLNTVIQSKPLQQETHQVITTPIVTPSIQNVQTTVPSENIIQDSGMVGGGLLSWVKETVVNSNVLSKVAEKAKNSVNTMITTLDPQMREFIYSGGDMEIVVASDKDVKISSVRQAFQTVFGKATVTGISVESSAVAAQPVGFAAGVKGAEERINSARNIPTLPKDIPIIAVENFLLEVGEDKWYDLGVILLNDPKRNVNLQTFTQMTPVPSQIVTMAQEATPEDYPLKWSGLSVTVGSLMANSLQVSHNEWHHALTGISRRDIILLAAQSLAGIYKNTINPI; translated from the exons ATGACTGACGATTCCAATGGAGAATCCACATTCGAATTTGTCGAAAGAAGGACAGATGAATCGTCTACATCTggagaaattgtaaaaacag GTGTGTCAACATCTACAGGAAATTTGTTATCAAATGTACCACCACCTAGTGCACtgcctatttttatttcaaacccTGGAACACTGTTATCAGAAAGGCCTAATAATTTAGAATCATCTTCACAAAAGAAACTTCATGAACAGGAACCTAATAAATCAATGTTAAATACTGTTATTCAATCTAAACCATTACAGCAAGAAACACATCAAGTAATTACAACTCCTATTGTTACTCCGTCCATACAAAATGTACAAACTACAGTGCCATCAGAAAATATAATCCAGGATTCAGGAATGGTTGGAGGTGGTCTACTATCATGGGTTAAAGAAACAGTAGTAAATAGTAATGTATTAAGCAAAGTTGCAGAAAAAGCAAAGAACAGCGTTAATACTATGATCACAACATTAGATCCTCAGATGCGTGAGTTCATTT ATTCTGGTGGTGATATGGAGATTGTAGTTGCATCAGACAAAGATGTTAAAATAAGTTCTGTTCGTCAGGCTTTCCAAACAGTTTTCGGGAAGGCAACAGTAAC TGGTATATCAGTGGAAAGTTCAGCTGTAGCTGCTCAACCAGTTGGTTTTGCTGCTGGTGTGAAAGGAGCagaagaaagaattaattCTGCTCGAAATATTCCGACTCTTCCAAAAGATATACCTATAATTGCAGTAGAAAATTTTCTGTTAGAAGTTGGTGAAGATAAATGGTATGATTTAGGGGTGATACTTCTTAATGATCCGAAACGTAATGTGAATTTGCAAACGTTCACTCAAATGACTCCAGTGCCAAGTCAAATAGTAACAATGGCACAAGAAGCCACACCTGAAGATTATCCTCTTAAATGGTCTGGATTATCAGTTACTGTTGGTAGTTTAATGGCAAACAGTTTACAG GTTTCTCACAATGAATGGCATCATGCACTTACAGGAATTTCCAGAAGAGACATTATACTTTTAGCAGCTCAATCACTAGCTGGCATCTACAAAAACACAATTAATCCCatctaa
- the LOC132912608 gene encoding protein PRRC1-like isoform X2 — translation MTDDSNGESTFEFVERRTDESSTSGEIVKTDSFSSLSSSTSLLMPLGVSTSTGNLLSNVPPPSALPIFISNPGTLLSERPNNLESSSQKKLHEQEPNKSMLNTVIQSKPLQQETHQVITTPIVTPSIQNVQTTVPSENIIQDSGMVGGGLLSWVKETVVNSNVLSKVAEKAKNSVNTMITTLDPQMHSGGDMEIVVASDKDVKISSVRQAFQTVFGKATVTGISVESSAVAAQPVGFAAGVKGAEERINSARNIPTLPKDIPIIAVENFLLEVGEDKWYDLGVILLNDPKRNVNLQTFTQMTPVPSQIVTMAQEATPEDYPLKWSGLSVTVGSLMANSLQVSHNEWHHALTGISRRDIILLAAQSLAGIYKNTINPI, via the exons ATGACTGACGATTCCAATGGAGAATCCACATTCGAATTTGTCGAAAGAAGGACAGATGAATCGTCTACATCTggagaaattgtaaaaacag ATTCTTTTAGCAGTTTGTCTTCATCAACATCTTTATTAATGCCATTAGGTGTGTCAACATCTACAGGAAATTTGTTATCAAATGTACCACCACCTAGTGCACtgcctatttttatttcaaacccTGGAACACTGTTATCAGAAAGGCCTAATAATTTAGAATCATCTTCACAAAAGAAACTTCATGAACAGGAACCTAATAAATCAATGTTAAATACTGTTATTCAATCTAAACCATTACAGCAAGAAACACATCAAGTAATTACAACTCCTATTGTTACTCCGTCCATACAAAATGTACAAACTACAGTGCCATCAGAAAATATAATCCAGGATTCAGGAATGGTTGGAGGTGGTCTACTATCATGGGTTAAAGAAACAGTAGTAAATAGTAATGTATTAAGCAAAGTTGCAGAAAAAGCAAAGAACAGCGTTAATACTATGATCACAACATTAGATCCTCAGATGC ATTCTGGTGGTGATATGGAGATTGTAGTTGCATCAGACAAAGATGTTAAAATAAGTTCTGTTCGTCAGGCTTTCCAAACAGTTTTCGGGAAGGCAACAGTAAC TGGTATATCAGTGGAAAGTTCAGCTGTAGCTGCTCAACCAGTTGGTTTTGCTGCTGGTGTGAAAGGAGCagaagaaagaattaattCTGCTCGAAATATTCCGACTCTTCCAAAAGATATACCTATAATTGCAGTAGAAAATTTTCTGTTAGAAGTTGGTGAAGATAAATGGTATGATTTAGGGGTGATACTTCTTAATGATCCGAAACGTAATGTGAATTTGCAAACGTTCACTCAAATGACTCCAGTGCCAAGTCAAATAGTAACAATGGCACAAGAAGCCACACCTGAAGATTATCCTCTTAAATGGTCTGGATTATCAGTTACTGTTGGTAGTTTAATGGCAAACAGTTTACAG GTTTCTCACAATGAATGGCATCATGCACTTACAGGAATTTCCAGAAGAGACATTATACTTTTAGCAGCTCAATCACTAGCTGGCATCTACAAAAACACAATTAATCCCatctaa
- the LOC132912609 gene encoding dolichyl-diphosphooligosaccharide--protein glycosyltransferase subunit 4, producing MITDVQLAVFCNILGATLFCLVFLFHYVYANYSK from the coding sequence ATGATCACAGATGTACAGTTGGCTGTATTCTGCAACATTCTTGGAGCAACATTATTTTGCTTAGTATTTCTCTTTCACTACGTATATGctaattattcgaaataa
- the LOC132912607 gene encoding nucleoporin SEH1 isoform X1 has protein sequence MFEAHSINAEHKDLIHDIAYDFYGQRMATCSSDQYVKVWDEDEHGNWHLSASWKAHSGSVWKVTWAHPEFGQVLATCSFDRTAAVWEEIVGEGSGPGERGMRHWVRRTNLVDSRKSVTDVKFAPKTLGLLLATCSEDGVIRIYEAPDVMNLSQWTLQHDISCKLQCSCLSWNPSLSRLHHPMIAVGSDDPNPSSEGKVFIYEYSESSRRWTKTQTLNIIDPIHDIAFAPNLGRSFHTLAIASKDVQIIILKPMVDNAQSGSSRFEINVAAQFSDHDFTVWRVCWNIMGTILASSGDDGCVRLWKDNYINNWKCVAVLKGDGTSAQSAETSTAATPPNHSTGIQQTSSTTRAVTIATVTAEKPTVTVMCSNKWQAPVIKGRFSKSVWLGNPSEPTPPPPPILEYPKAKK, from the exons ATGTTCGAAGCACACAGTATCAATGCGGAACATAAAGACTTGATTCATGATATTGCTTATGATTTTTATGGACAACGAATGGCAACATGTTCTAGTGATCAATATGTGAAA GTCTGGGATGAAGACGAACATGGAAATTGGCATTTATCTGCATCTTGGAAAGCACATAGTGGGTCTGTGTGGAAAGTAACATGGGCACATCCAGAGTTTGGTCAAGTTCTAGCAACATGCTCTTTTGATAGGACAGCAGCTGTATGGGAAGAGATAG TTGGAGAAGGATCAGGACCAGGAGAACGTGGCATGAGACATTGGGTTAGGAGAACGAACTTAGTAGATTCCAGAAAGTCTGTTACAGATGTGAAATTTGCACCTAAAACTTTAGGACTTTTGTTAGCTACGTGTAGTGAAGATGGTGTAATTAGGATATATGAAGCACCTGATGTTATGAATCTAAGTCAATGGACTCTACAACATGATATTAGTTGTAAACTTCAATGCAGTTGTCTTTCATGGAACCCATCTCTCTCAAG GTTACATCATCCAATGATAGCAGTTGGAAGTGATGATCCAAATCCATCATCCGAGGGAAAagtttttatatatgaatattctgAAAGTAGTAGAAGATGGACAAAAActcaaacattaaatattatagatccTATTCATGATATAGCATTTGCTCCAAATTTAGGTAGAAGTTTTCACACATTAGCTATTGCATCAAAAGATgtgcaaataattatattaaaaccTATGGT GGATAATGCACAAAGTGGTTCATcacgttttgaaattaatgtaGCAGCACAATTCTCTGATCATGATTTTACTGTATGGCGAGTGTGTTGGAACATTATGGGAACTATTCTAGCAAGTTCGGGAGATGATGGTTGCGTTCGATTATGGaaagataattatattaataattggaAATGTGTTGCTGTGTTGAAAGGTGATGGCACCTCTGCTCAAAGTGCTGAAACTTCTACAGCGGCAACACCACCCAATCATTCAACAGGAATACAACAAACATCTTCTACAACAAG AGCAGTAACTATAGCAACTGTCACTGCAGAGAAGCCTACAGTTACAGTTATGTGCAGCAATAAATGGCAGGCACCTGTTATAAAAGGTCGTTTTAGTAAATCTGTTTGGTTGGGAAATCCTAGTGAACCAACACCACCTCCACCTCCAATCTTAGAGTATCCAAAGGCAAAAAAGTAA
- the LOC132912607 gene encoding nucleoporin SEH1 isoform X2: protein MFEAHSINAEHKDLIHDIAYDFYGQRMATCSSDQYVKVWDEDEHGNWHLSASWKAHSGSVWKVTWAHPEFGQVLATCSFDRTAAVWEEIVGEGSGPGERGMRHWVRRTNLVDSRKSVTDVKFAPKTLGLLLATCSEDGVIRIYEAPDVMNLSQWTLQHDISCKLQCSCLSWNPSLSRLHHPMIAVGSDDPNPSSEGKVFIYEYSESSRRWTKTQTLNIIDPIHDIAFAPNLGRSFHTLAIASKDVQIIILKPMVDNAQSGSSRFEINVAAQFSDHDFTVWRVCWNIMGTILASSGDDGCVRLWKDNYINNWKCVAVLKGDGTSAQSAETSTAATPPNHSTGIQQTSSTTRYYKLGSISHPNQVPWH, encoded by the exons ATGTTCGAAGCACACAGTATCAATGCGGAACATAAAGACTTGATTCATGATATTGCTTATGATTTTTATGGACAACGAATGGCAACATGTTCTAGTGATCAATATGTGAAA GTCTGGGATGAAGACGAACATGGAAATTGGCATTTATCTGCATCTTGGAAAGCACATAGTGGGTCTGTGTGGAAAGTAACATGGGCACATCCAGAGTTTGGTCAAGTTCTAGCAACATGCTCTTTTGATAGGACAGCAGCTGTATGGGAAGAGATAG TTGGAGAAGGATCAGGACCAGGAGAACGTGGCATGAGACATTGGGTTAGGAGAACGAACTTAGTAGATTCCAGAAAGTCTGTTACAGATGTGAAATTTGCACCTAAAACTTTAGGACTTTTGTTAGCTACGTGTAGTGAAGATGGTGTAATTAGGATATATGAAGCACCTGATGTTATGAATCTAAGTCAATGGACTCTACAACATGATATTAGTTGTAAACTTCAATGCAGTTGTCTTTCATGGAACCCATCTCTCTCAAG GTTACATCATCCAATGATAGCAGTTGGAAGTGATGATCCAAATCCATCATCCGAGGGAAAagtttttatatatgaatattctgAAAGTAGTAGAAGATGGACAAAAActcaaacattaaatattatagatccTATTCATGATATAGCATTTGCTCCAAATTTAGGTAGAAGTTTTCACACATTAGCTATTGCATCAAAAGATgtgcaaataattatattaaaaccTATGGT GGATAATGCACAAAGTGGTTCATcacgttttgaaattaatgtaGCAGCACAATTCTCTGATCATGATTTTACTGTATGGCGAGTGTGTTGGAACATTATGGGAACTATTCTAGCAAGTTCGGGAGATGATGGTTGCGTTCGATTATGGaaagataattatattaataattggaAATGTGTTGCTGTGTTGAAAGGTGATGGCACCTCTGCTCAAAGTGCTGAAACTTCTACAGCGGCAACACCACCCAATCATTCAACAGGAATACAACAAACATCTTCTACAACAAGGTACTACAAATTGGGTTCCATCAGTCATCCAAACCAAGTGCCTTGGCATTag